The Cyclobacteriaceae bacterium DNA segment CCTTTGTGGACTGAACTATGTCAATCAGCACTTCCCAGTTTCGTTCACTTGCTTTTACCGGAACCGGAATGCCGGCCTTTCTGAAATGATTAATTTTTCCCAGGTGCATATCGGCTAATAGCACCATTCTCTGCGCTGGCCAAAACAATGCCTTCTGCGACAACAACACAAACTCTTCTCCAAAAATGGTCACTTTCATGGCCGTGACTTAAAATAAAATTGATACCTTGAAATGCACAATTTTCAACAAAAGCGCATGACAAAAATATCAATTCTGATGAGTTGTTTGTGGATTTCTGTTACCGGATTTGCGCAAGATTATCCCGAGTTCTCTGCTCACTCATTTCTTTCCGTTAACGACACACTCCCCTACCGCCTCTTGGCTCCCGAAACATTATCATCAGGTCAAACTTATCCATTGGTCATTTTCCTTCATGGGTCGGGTGAACGCGGTAACGACAATCAACTCAATCTCAAATACATCACCGATCTGTTTCTTTCAGCCGAAAACAGAAAAAATTTTCCAGCCTTTGTGTTGGCACCACAATGTCCAAAACAAGAGCGATGGGCACCAGGGGATTGGTTTACAAAAATAAGTCCTCCCGCAGAAACAATAATGAGCCTTGTGGACTCTTTGCTCAGCACTCATCCGATTGATGCCGGGCGTGTTTACCTGATGGGACTATCAATGGGTGGATTTGGGACGTGGTACATGCTTACACGCTTCCCTGATAAATTTGCAGCGGCCATTCCGATTTGTGGTGGTGGCGATTGGAATCAGGCCAGTACCATTGCGCACATACCGGTGTGGGTGTTTCATGGAAAGAAAGATGAAATTGTACTGCCCGAGCAAAGTCGCGGCATGGTGAAGGCTTTGAAGAAAGCAGGAGGTGATCCACGCTACACCGAATACAAAAAAGTTGGCCATGATAGTTGGGTACAGGCGTTTCAGGAACCAGAATTGCTAAGCTGGCTCTTCAGTAAAAAAATATTTGTCGATCCATAATTTTCAGCAAAAACAATCACGCATGACAACACTTTCACTGGCTTAAAATATTTAACATTGAGGTAACATTGGAGAATAAATTTACAGACATTTTTACCCCTGAATGTTGTGGCCGATAGGATGCTAAAACCAAACGTAACTGCTAAAAGGCGTAAGAACACCAGCGATGTTCCGTACTTGAACATGCTGGAGTGGGCCACAAAAGAACGCACCTTTCTGGTGCTGATTGGTATTGCCTTTATCATTGCAGCATTCGCCACCTTTAATGGAAAGATGGCCATGTGGTTCGGCTTTCTCTTTGCTGCCTACGCAGCCGTGGCCAATGATAGCATCCAATCGCTGGGTACATTCATTGAAAGTAACAAAGACAAAAAGTGGTATGTGCTCTGGTTGTTCACCGGCCTGATCATGCTCGCTACCATTACCTTCAGCTACATATACTTCAATGGCGATGTTACCTACCAGCGTTTGCTTGATGACAACGGGAATACAAAATATCCGTTTGATGAGGACTTCTCCTATTTTCAGATTATTGCCCCGGTTGTATTGCTTATTTTGACGCGGCTCCGTATGCCCGTTTCAACAACCTTCCTCCTGCTGAGTGTATTCAGCGCAGATGCAAGTGGAATTACTTCTGTTGTCTGGAAAAGTGTATCGGGATATATCCTAGCCTTTGCGCTCTCGTTTTTGATCTGGTACTTTGCTTATGATTTAATCAGCCGCTATTTCAAAAAACGCAAATTTCATAAAGGATGGATGGTTGTGCAGTGGTTGGTGAGTGGTTCGTTATGGGCGGTGTGGTTGATGCAGGATGGAGCAAATATTGCTGTCTTTCTACCAAGAAAATTGGAACTTTACCAGTTTATAATTTTTGTTGGCACTATATTTTTCGGATTAGGCATTTTGTTTTACCTGCGTGGTGATAAAATTCAGGAAGTAGTAAGTGAAAAGGTTCGAATTTCAGATGTACGCGCAGCAACGCTTATCGACTTCACCTACGTGCTACTGCTCATCTATAAGTTATTCATAAGCACCGTACCGATGAGTACCACATGGGTATTTTTGGGAACCATTGGTGGACGTGAAATTGCCGTAAGCCTCTCCCGCAGAAAGAAAGGAAGCAAGCATAAACGTAAAGCCCTTAAACTTATTGGAAGAGACTTCCTGTACGCTACATTAGGATTGGTTATTTCAGTGGCGCTTGCATCCGGAGCTAACCCCACCATCCGAAACAGTATTATTGAATACCTCACAAACCTATTTACTTTCTAACCAGCAAAACAGGTACACCCGCATGAACAACAGGTGGTAGTTTATCGCTATTAAAAATTCTTTCGAACAGACCCTGTTGCTGTATGGCAAAAAGAAAATCAACTTTATTTTCCCGAACAGCCTCTTCAATACCATGCTCAACACGTGGTGCATCGGTAGTAATCAGGGTGGCTTCAAAATCAAACGATTTATTCAATTTCGCAACCCATGCCCTGGCATGCTCACCACTACCTTGACTACCCGTAACCTGCAACACTGCCAACTGCTGGGCAGTTTTGCGGATTATATTCATCAACGGAGCAAAATCCTTTAAGCTAAAAGATTTCATATCGGTGGCCAACATGGCCTTGTTCGGAATACGGGGGTTATGTGAACCCGGAACAACCAAGACCGGTGTACGCGTGTTTTTAGAAATATGGGTTAGCATGCTATGCTTACCTGGTTCGCGTTCTGTATTCCGGCCTAACACAATAACGGTTGGCTTTATTTTATATATTTGTTTGATAACACCATGCCCGACATGACCAATCGCGATATCCTCT contains these protein-coding regions:
- a CDS encoding prolyl oligopeptidase family serine peptidase codes for the protein MTKISILMSCLWISVTGFAQDYPEFSAHSFLSVNDTLPYRLLAPETLSSGQTYPLVIFLHGSGERGNDNQLNLKYITDLFLSAENRKNFPAFVLAPQCPKQERWAPGDWFTKISPPAETIMSLVDSLLSTHPIDAGRVYLMGLSMGGFGTWYMLTRFPDKFAAAIPICGGGDWNQASTIAHIPVWVFHGKKDEIVLPEQSRGMVKALKKAGGDPRYTEYKKVGHDSWVQAFQEPELLSWLFSKKIFVDP
- a CDS encoding universal stress protein, producing the protein MKKLTYLVPVDFSPCSLNALQYAIMLARHAEGKVVLSHVVDLSEVPESDNPVVVTWSLDRLSRTAQEKMKSLREMISLEGVPVEEDIAIGHVGHGVIKQIYKIKPTVIVLGRNTEREPGKHSMLTHISKNTRTPVLVVPGSHNPRIPNKAMLATDMKSFSLKDFAPLMNIIRKTAQQLAVLQVTGSQGSGEHARAWVAKLNKSFDFEATLITTDAPRVEHGIEEAVRENKVDFLFAIQQQGLFERIFNSDKLPPVVHAGVPVLLVRK